The segment AGTTGGGGGGAAGAGCCGTCTTCAGGAACCCCTTCGAGCGCCACTGAAGCCAGGGGCCCCTTTTGCCGGGGTCTCGGGTGCGCGCTTCGTGAGGGCGTGAAAAAGGGGAGCCATCTTCGCCTCGGGGAAGTCGACCAGGGCCTTGCCCGTTGAAGCCCTCAGGTAGTTGTCCACCCACCAGAACACGTTTTGCCTGCGGATGCCCGCTCTCAGGCGTCGCATACGGCTCTTTCTTTTTTCCAGGGGCATGTTGACCGCCTCGTGGATCGCCTCTGCCACGCCTTGTATGTCGTAGGCGTTCACCAGGATGGCGCTCCTGTGCATCTGCGCGGCGGCGCCGGCGAATTCGCTCAGTATGAGCACACCGTTGTCATCCACCTGGCAGGCGCAATACTCCTTGGCCACCAGGTTCATACCATCCTTCAGCGGCGTCACCAAGGCTATATCGGCCAACCTGTAGTACGCCACCAGTTCCTCCCTGGAGACAGATTTGTGCATATAGTGGATTGGTATCCAGCCCGGTGTCGAGAACTCGCCGTTGACGGAACTCACCAGTTTCTCGATCTCCTCCCTCAGATCCTGGTAGGCGGGGACGTCCTCCCGGCTGGGGACGACGATCTGTATGAGGGCGATCTTCTCCCTGAGTTCGGG is part of the Thermovirga sp. genome and harbors:
- a CDS encoding trehalose-6-phosphate synthase yields the protein GPVATVTSEGRRVRVAAMPISIDYRSFRDTAKSAKATKILKELKSQVPWENIAIGVDRLDYTKGIPQRIRAFGEACRSFPELREKIALIQIVVPSREDVPAYQDLREEIEKLVSSVNGEFSTPGWIPIHYMHKSVSREELVAYYRLADIALVTPLKDGMNLVAKEYCACQVDDNGVLILSEFAGAAAQMHRSAILVNAYDIQGVAEAIHEAVNMPLEKRKSRMRRLRAGIRRQNVFWWVDNYLRASTGKALVDFPEAKMAPLFHALTKRAPETPAKGAPGFSGARRGS